From the genome of Longimicrobiaceae bacterium:
GCCAGGTGGCGATGATCGACGCCCGCTGCAACGTGGAGGCGTGGACCGGCGGAAAGGCGATCGAGGCGGCGGGGCACCGCGTGGGGAAGAACTTCTCGGTGCAGGCCAACCTGATGCGGGAGAACGTGTGGGACCCCATGGCACAGGCGTTCGAGTCCACCCGCGGCGACCTGGCCGAGCGGATGCTGGCCGCGCTCGAGGCCGCCCAGCGCGCGGGGGGCGACATCCGGGGGAGCCAGTCCGCCGCGCTGGTCGTCGTGGGCGGGAAGCCCACGGGGCGCCCCTGGGCGGACCGGGTCTTCGACCTGCGCGTGGAGGACCACCCCGCGCCCGTGGCGGAGCTGCGCCGCCTGGTGCACCTGGCCCGCGCCTACCGCCACATGAACGCGGGCGACGAGGCGGTCACCCGCGGCGAGGTGGACGCGGCCATCCGCGAGTACGGCGCCGCCCAGGCCATGGTGCCGGACTCCGCCACCAACGGCGAGATGGTCTTCTGGCACGCCGTCATGCTGGTGAACGCCGGCCGGGTGGAGGAGTCGCTCCCGCTCTTCCGGCGCGCCTTCGCGCAGGACCGGAGCTGGCGCGAGCTGGTCCGCCGCCTCCCCGCCGCCGGCCAGCTCCCCGACGACCCGCACCTCGTCGAGCGGATCGCGACGCTGCGCTGACGCCGCAAAACCGAGACGCCCCCGCCGGATCTCCCGGCGGGGGCGTCCCGCTGCCCCGTACTCCCTACCTCGTCCTTCCGTTCTATGCGGCCACGCGCACGGCCGTCTTCCACCGCCCGAAGGGGAGCGAGGGCGCGGGCGAAACCTCCGGGCCCCACACGAAGGCGACCGCGCGAGGCCGCTTGCGGCCCACCCCGGCGTCCTCTCCCCCTCCCCTCCAGTCGCGGTTCTCGGCCGTGCAGCAGGCGTCGTCCCGGTCAGCGTTGTTCGCCATACGAATGTAAACTGAATGAAAAAGGCACGGACGGCGCCGGTCGCGCCGTGGTGCCTTGTACGCACGCAGCATACCCCAGGTTCACCTGCCCCGCAACTCCATGCCAGCGCACCACTTGGAAGAGATGCCCCCACCCGCGCGAGGCCGGGGCGTGTCGGAGTGAAACGCTCTTCCCGTGTCTAAGCGACACTCTCCAGGGGCTCCATCTCCTCCACCGCTTCCTCGACCAGGGAGACGGGCGGAGCCGGAGCCGACGGCGGGCGGACGGGGAGCGGCTCCTGGCGGCGCTCGGCGCACCAGGCGCGATAGCCCGGGAGCCGGAGCATCCGCGTGATCCGGCGGTCGATGGCGGTGCAGAGCAGCAGCTCGGTGAGCTGGTACTGCCCGTGGTCGCCTACGCGCAGCTCGCTCACCACCTCGTCCGCCAGGCGGAGGAGGTCGCCACGAGGGATACTCTCCTTGAACGCCTCGACCTGCTCCTCCACCCATTCCAGGTAGGCGCGTCGAAGCGAACGGGGTGACATGTCTTCGGTCACGGGCAACCCGCGAATGGAGCCGGAGAAGGATGGGATTCGGCCAGCGGGTACGACGGATACCACTGCGGACGACGCAAAGTAAGCCCCGACCGCCGGGATATCAAGCGGAACGAATCGGCGCCGCGCCGCGGAGCAGCGACATGCACCGGGCGCAGAGCTCGCCGCCCCGCCGATCCACCTCCTCGACGGTGGCGGTGGGGGTCATTGCGCACGCCCCACGGTCGCAGTGCTCCAGCCCCGCCACGTGCCCCAGCTCGTGCGTGGCCTCCGCCAGGAGGCGCGCCCGGAGGCGGGGGGAGCCGGGGTTCTCGCCGGGGTCGGCCAGGCGAGCAAGGCTCACGACGGCGCAGCACCCGCGCACCGTGGCTTCGCCGAAGACGAAGGTGCGCCCCGGCGCGCCCAGGTCCGCATCGGCCAGGGCGAGCGACCAGAGGCGCGACCCGTCGGAGCGGAGGGCGTCGGCGCGGGCGACCAGCGCGTCCACCACGTCGCCGGAGCGGAGCTGCCCCGTCTCCGGGTCGCGCCACGCGTCCAGCAGGGGGAGCGGGGGACCGCGGAAGGAGCGGGTGCCGAACACCCGGTCCAGCTCGCGCCCCAGCCACTCCAGGAGCCCCTCCCCCGCCCCGCCCACGGGAACGAGCTCCAGGCCGCGCCGCTCCGCCCTATCCGGCACACGCCTCCGTGCGCGCGGGCTCCGGCCGGGGCGCGGCACCCGCCCGGGCGCGGAAGACCCCCTCCATCGCCACCACCGTGCCCGCCACCTCGGCCATCGACTTGCGCAGGTTCTGGCTTTCGCGGCGCAGCAGCCGGTAGGCGTCGCCCTCGGAGATCCCGCGCACCTCCATCAGGATCCCCTTGGCGCGCTCCACGGCGCCGCGCTGCTCCACGCGCCGGGCGAGCTCGGCCACCCGGACGCGGAGCGCGGACATCTCGTCCCAGCGGGCGAGGGCCAGACGCAGCGCCGGCCCGATCTGCTCCTCCGCCACCGGCTCCACCAGGCACGCGAACACCGCCAGCCCGGCGGTGCGCTCCACGATGGCCGGGTCCCGCCGCGGGAGCACCAGCACGAGCGGGAGAGGGCACGCCGCGCCGACCTCGGCCGCGCCCGCCGCTTCCTCCAGCACCAGCACCGCCACCGATGGGCGCCGGGAGCGCAGGAGCGCCGCCGCCTCGCGCGCTCCCGGCGCGGGCCCGAAGACCCGGTGCCCCAGCGACTCCATCGAGGCACGGAGCGCGGCCGCCTCCGCGGAGCGCCCGCCCGCCAGCAGGATGTCCATCGCACCACCCCCTTGGCCGCGGCCCGCCCGGTGCACGAGGGACGACGCGGAGGGAGACCGGGCCTCTCCCCTCGCCCCGCTGCCCGCCGGAAGACCCCGACGGGGAGAGCGATCCCGGCAGTTTCCGTACCGGGAGGACCCACAGGCGCAGGACGTCCCGCCGTCGGTCAGCGGACCCGCGGAAGTACCGCCTGGTTGATGATCAGGGTCCTGGCGGCGGGGGTCTGGGGCTGGCCCGGCGGGATGAGGATGACGAAGCGAGCGACGGGGCCGCCCTCGTAGCGGAGCTCCAGGGTGTTGCGGTGGATGGAGTAGCGGCCGTAGCCCAGGGGGAGTGCGACGCGCCGCTCCCCGTCACGGGCGAGCATCTCCCAGTTGGTGAACCCCATCAGGTTGTTCTCCAGGAACTCGCCGTCCGGCCCGAAGCGGATCCCGACCACCGCCCGGCCCGTCTGCGGGTCCACAATGGCGAACTCGCCGTCCAGCCGCATCCCGTCCAGCAGCGCCACCGGCCGGTAGCTCTGGTTCCGGCCGCGCTGCTTCAGCTCGCCGGACGCACCGCGGTCGTACACCTCCTCCCCGCCCTCCCGCCAGCGGATGCGCACCTCGCTCCCGCGGACCTGGTAGCTTCCGCACCGGCCGTACCTGCACATGCCCTCGAAGTCCACCGGCTCCGCGAGCCCCTCCGCCGGATCGTCGCTCGCCACCCGGCCGTCCGGAAGGAAGGTCAGGTACGCCTGGTTGATGCGCTTGGTGACGAGGTTGGTCCGCAGCCCGTAGTAGATGCCGTCGAGCTGCGTCGGCTGCTGGGCCGCCGCAGGGGCGGCGGGGGCGAGACAGAGTGCGGCGAGCGCGAGGGCGGCGGAGCGGATCATGGCGCACCGGGGGTGGAGGGTGCGGATGGAGGCCGCCGCTTCCGGCTCAGGCGTCCATCCCGTAGCGCATCAGCTTACGGTACAGCGTGGACGGGTCGATTCCAAGCACTTCCGCCGCGCGCGACTTGTTCCCCCCCTCAGACTGCAGCACCCAGAAGATGTAGGCCCGCTCGATGATCTCCAGCGTGGGGTTGGGAGGCAGCCGGTCCGACACCAGCGGCACCACC
Proteins encoded in this window:
- a CDS encoding DUF1028 domain-containing protein; this encodes MYGHTGRKLLRVAAGLAATAALPTGVQAQGAFGGAAPPRPVHTYSIVACDPETGELGVAVQSHWFSVGPIVPWAEAGVGAVATQSFVEPSYGPLGLELMRAGKTGPEALKALLAADAHTEVRQVAMIDARCNVEAWTGGKAIEAAGHRVGKNFSVQANLMRENVWDPMAQAFESTRGDLAERMLAALEAAQRAGGDIRGSQSAALVVVGGKPTGRPWADRVFDLRVEDHPAPVAELRRLVHLARAYRHMNAGDEAVTRGEVDAAIREYGAAQAMVPDSATNGEMVFWHAVMLVNAGRVEESLPLFRRAFAQDRSWRELVRRLPAAGQLPDDPHLVERIATLR
- a CDS encoding archaemetzincin, producing MPDRAERRGLELVPVGGAGEGLLEWLGRELDRVFGTRSFRGPPLPLLDAWRDPETGQLRSGDVVDALVARADALRSDGSRLWSLALADADLGAPGRTFVFGEATVRGCCAVVSLARLADPGENPGSPRLRARLLAEATHELGHVAGLEHCDRGACAMTPTATVEEVDRRGGELCARCMSLLRGAAPIRSA
- a CDS encoding ANTAR domain-containing protein, whose protein sequence is MDILLAGGRSAEAAALRASMESLGHRVFGPAPGAREAAALLRSRRPSVAVLVLEEAAGAAEVGAACPLPLVLVLPRRDPAIVERTAGLAVFACLVEPVAEEQIGPALRLALARWDEMSALRVRVAELARRVEQRGAVERAKGILMEVRGISEGDAYRLLRRESQNLRKSMAEVAGTVVAMEGVFRARAGAAPRPEPARTEACAG